The DNA sequence tatgtgaagcaaaaatatgtgaagcacaaatatatgaagcaaaaataaaacgttgggaaaataaatcaaaggaaaaataaattaaaggaaaaataaattaaaggaaagaaaaatgcATAACAAAAGGTACTTCCCCTCTGCCAAAGATAGAGTGTTTTATGAgagtatataaattaattacatATGTAGATTTTGCACATGTGTaataagtttatatatatgtattatgtatgtttatatgcatataaagtCATATATTTGCATACGTACACATGTGTGTACATAATTACACGTATGCACGCAGAGTTATGCGCCAATATAGTATTCTCTTATGGAAACTTTTCTTATGTACAGAGatgattttatatttgcTAAAGTTCATTCCATAAAATTAAGAGGACAAAAAAGTGTAATTTGTAATAAGCATATATTCATCCATTTTAAttagagaaaaataatttttttaaaatataaaaaaagcaaaCAAAACGAATAAAACCATATTATTaagataataatttaaagcTTTGGTCGTGCAAGTgtgaaatgtaaaaaaagtattctttattatgtaataaatttttttaaaatataaaaaaagcaaaCAAAACGAACAAAATCATATTATTaagataataatttaaagcTTTGGTCGTGCAAGTgtgaaatgtaaaaaaagtattctttattatgtaataaattttttttaaatatgatttttaaaaagaaaaaaaaacaaaaaaaaattttgttaaaaaaaatttaaatcattATTACCAAATAAGTCCAATACagatgaaaacaaaaaatatgtactaataatgtattattttatagtagCTATTACggactttttttcttatattctttttttatcctatattttatttcattttaacaCTATCGAAGGTAAAGAACGTATTATACCTTACATTTACACTTTTGAAccttaaaaaatgaagtagCAACAAGTCAACTGTTTTTAATGTATCGTTTTTATATGATCTAATTGCTAAGGAATATGACagcaaaatattatgaaaaaaaaaaagaaaaaaattaagaaatagttaaaaatgaataagaataattttaaaaaaattaaaaagaaaatctcATAAAATgtcgataaaaaaaaaaaaattatggaaaaaagggaaattgTCATGAGgcaaataatatgaaattttttttcgcCTTATATCCTAATTCTGTTAGTCATCATCATCCTCATCTTCGTAATCCTCCTCTTCATCATCCTCCTCTTCATCATCCTCCTCTTCGTCATCCTCCTCTTCGTCATCCTCCTCTTCGTCATCTTCGCCATCTTCGTCATCCTCATCATCCTCATCATCCGCATCATCCTCGTCATCCACCCCCTTTTTActgttcttattttttaattttttctcttttttcgtATTATTACTATCACTGTCATCCCCTTCATTTTCCTCTTCTTCGTCTTCCTCATCGTCTTCCTCCTCTTCCAATCCTGAAAAAGCCTTagatatgtacatattttcgTTTCTCCTCCTCGGCCTTGTGCTTGAATCTATTATATTTGACGGATCAATACCATCTAGctcttcttttaatttaattttcttcCTGTACTCGTGTATTTCTGCAGGATTTGGTAGTCTTCCATTTTCCgaacatatttcttttttttcacaatATGTAATTATTCGCTCTTGcaatttcttattatattcttcttCATCTTGTTTGTTTAAATCTTTGAAAATAGTTGGTCCTATCTTAAGATCtaaaacaatttttcttaatttctCCTTTTTAACTGTTTGTacacttttttctttatcatttCCACttgccctttttttttttttttctttttgtttttttgaaataCTGTCATCATCATCACTACGTATTTTCGAATCGttgttacttttatttttcttattttctgtTTCCCCATCATCTTCGTCTTCCTCTTCCTGTTCCCTTTGGTCCTCTACTTtcctttttctcttctttttcaaTATCTTATTATCATCGTCCGAGTTTATTTCCCTCCTTTTTTTGCCCTTTTCTTTGGTCGAGTTATAATTAACAGTATCATTGGAGTATTCATCTTCATATtccttatcatttttttttatatttttttcggattccttcttttttatatcctcaacgttatatgtattttctgTCTTCTTGGTCTTCTCTCTCTTATCTGATACTTCATCAGTAGTTTCTTCCTCCTTCTGTtcgttatataattttaaaagtttctcttttaaaatattcttaagtAAATCCttcttttccttattttccGAAAAATATGATTCATCTACATTTAAATGATCAGCTACATCTTTTCTTACACTCTTTATTGTTACTAAGTTCAAATCCTTCTCAggtaatattttatcaagTATGTTTTCTATTTTTGATACTTCAGTTTCAGCATCTACGAAAAATGATTACcgtgcatatatgtgtatatttttatattagttttataatgtatataaatggaAGAGGGGGTTGGGGTGGGTGAacagtgtatatataaatgatggTAATATAAAGGTAAGTACACAACGGAAGATGCGTGCGCAATAATGTCAACATAACGATGCGCAAACAAATGCCCACAGCAAGTTTTTAATTGCTGAACTTTTTCCCCCCTATTAATAAGTTTTGTTCCTTTTGTTTTTAGTTTTGtttatccttttattttttttgtttattatttcatttattatttcatttattatttcatttattatttattatttaatattttatttaatttattattttatatattattttatatattattttatatattattttctttcatttcattatctttactttctttcttttttccatcCCTCCCCCCGTAGAACTACCATACAATGTGCTATTTTGCCCGAATAGCGCAAAGAAAAATATCAGAGTAAAAATagcattataataattacttcattatataaacaaatataaaatagttcaatatttaaattatgcaAGTTACGCAAAAGAAATGTGTGTACTCATCTTTTACAGTTAGCATTGTACtggtatgtatatacgttgAAATAAAGACATaagtataaacatatacatatacgtttatgtatgtacatatacatatatatatacatattcgtACGTATGTGAGTACACTCATAGCcccatatacgtatatatgcatgtctGTCTGCTTACccataagtaaaataatgtaaGTCTCCCAAtgttgtataaaaataaatttatcttGCGATTCAGATAAGTAATAAAGTTATATACTAAAATCAGTATTAGTTAATGGCCTAAAATGTGGAAGCGGATGTAGGGAAATTATAGAATACTTTCATTACcatactactactactattactactattactactattactactactactaataataataattgtaataataaaagtattagTGATATACCCTTCTAGCGTGTGCAAAATTGAactttgtttattatttcttttactgtactgtacttaaaaaaaataaatcgggctccatataaatattatatatctaaatataatatatatatatatatatatatattacatataaaattatattacatttacaattatattatgtatgttattatattatgtatgttattatattatgtatataactaTCTTAGGTACATAAATAAACGCAAATAAAGGCATTAAAGGCCAACAAcgaaaccaaaaaaaaaaaaagaaaaaaaaaaaggaataataagGAATAAGCAAactgaaaaaagaaatacgaAAAATTTGCGGATTTAGATTTATTTAACAGTACTACAAATGCTGACAATTTCtgcaaatttattaattttaaaatgttaaaacgatgttaaattaataatatggaaaagaaaattttttttttttttgttttataattattactattattattatcactgTTACAGGAATgttagtaatattttaactattaaaattttgtttgaATATTTTGGAAGAAATGTGccacatttattatatttacaaaaatgaatatttcatttttaattttataatatataaatgtggaTGCGTACAAACAAAAATGAGTAATAATATAGCGTAACGCATATTATAACATACatgcatgtacataaatatacatatagtatatatatatgtatatgtacatgtatatacatatgagtatgtatatccttatttttatgaattttagTTTGTGTAATCTTTTTTCCTACCACAATTTAATCGTggtttattcattttaattatttatttatgcattttcTTCCTAATCATGTTTTTTAAACTTTATGGTTCTTATATACTTTGCTGCATTTAATTTTACCCTCAATTTTGCCTTTACTGTTATAACATGCATTTACGTACATTTACAAACTCTACGCACGTTtacatgtatgtgcatacatatgtatacttcCGTACTTGCTTATAACTGTCTTTACGCGTTTCCGCTTCATCGGgagtatttttaattatccatatatttaattatccatatatttaattatccatatatttaattatccatatatttaattatccatgtatttaattatccatatatttaattatccatgtatttaattatccatatatttaattatccatatatttaattatccatatatttaattatccatatatttaattatccatatatttaattatccatatatttaattatccatatatttaattatctatatatatatttatgtgcatatttatatattcgtgtatttatatatgtatatatttatttattaatttcaatattatttttttttttttttaccagtTCATTTTATTACACTATCATTGAATATTGAATCgccttttttttccatttattttctactatttttcaattttttttctaattttatttttgaattaattttcttttttttttttcttttttttaatttaaaaaagtggTAGTCttgtaattataataagGTTAAAGTAAATTAAAGAATGGAAGTGAAGATATATATTGTGTACccacaaaaatgaaatatgcGAAATATTtgagaagaaataaaattaaatcttctttttttttttttttttatccattctataaaattgaaaaaaaaagtagctGAACAATCATAAAgctgtaaaaatttttgaaatatttaagaaagggtttttaataaaaggaaTGGTATAACCATTTTTCCCAAAGTTGGATGCGTTGGACCTGCTGGGGTGCATGCGTGTACATACgaacatatacacacatacgtacatacatgtaaACCTCCCTCCCATAAGCGATATTTgctttttattcattaagtTTTTGCTATCACTTTGGGAACAGAACatttaactaaaaaaaaatatataattaaccCTTTACgatgaaaaaaggaaaaatgaatgttttatttaattataacttcaattttaattttaattttatcttatttatttttttttttcagagCATAATGTCATACTTATTAATGCTCTACAAATCGGCATACTTTGTTTTTCATATGGTGTTAATCAGTATAATCAGTATAACTgatagatttttttttttttcgtttttaacgtagcaaaaaattgataagaaaaagaaaaagaaaaaaataaataaataaataaaatgaaatgtaataaaatataataagataCAATAAGATACAATAAGATACAATAAGATACAATAAGATACAATAAGATACAATAAGATACAGTAAGATACAATAAGATACAATAAGATACAATAAGATACAATAAGATACAATAAGATACAATAAGATACAATAAGATACAATAAGATACAATATAatgcaataaaatattataaaataagagccgttaaaaaatttttatttacgtGTGCGTTAGTAATGCACGTTTGGATTAAGCGTGTCTGTATGTACAAGAGATTAGTCAGCTTATAGCAAATAGTAATGAATGATTTAAAGCTCCTTCTTTAAATTCGtcaacatatacatacaaatgcACACATAAAGACGCTACacgtatacatacgtatgtatatacttatatttgTAGGAACAAAATTACAAGCTTCTCTGCTTTAAGCATATAGTAAAACAGTATCCTACCACtgatatattcataaaaatatatgcataatacgaaaaaaaaaaaaaaaaaaaaattctcacaaatatttaatactGCCAATCGTAAGAGCAATCTTTAAATATTATCCTTGTGTGTACATTTGTTTATACAAGTGtaaattgtatattatatattgtataatgAACATATGTCTTGTTAAAGCCTTTGAACATGATGAACGAATTACCTTAAAAGTCATACAAAAAGGAACAGGAATAAACTGAACTGGATACGAGCtgcattttatttcatgTATCATTTTGTATAACTCCTTTCATATAATTCGAAAATTATTGAATTGTTAGTAATCCTCAATAGACGTtcattgttttattttttacatattttttttttttttacataatctTGATCCTACTATATTTCCtattatatttacgtatatatggcCAAttggattaaaaaaaaaaaagtgcatgGCAAATAAGGGTGGAGAAGGTATCAACATAGACTGCACATGTTTAGATCTATTTGAAGAGCCTACGAAAACCTACTATTTTTATGACTGtgctatattaaaaaaatgcatacaaAATGGGGCCTTAAAAGAGTCTGAgagtgtgtgtatatatggaaaagaaaattgCGGTAAGACTTTACTTCTAACAGAAATAGTAGCTGATCTTACGGCTGTAAAAGAGCTTAAAGGAATGAATTCTAAAGTTGTTTTTTTAGACTGTGACTTAAGTTTtaactataaaaattatgaaaacatgatatataataaattcgATAAGTACATAAGTAATAGCTATAAAAGGAATGACCACACGAGTAATAGCTACGTAAGTAATAACCGCATGAGTAATAACCCTAACgtgaatattattaacacgaataataaacttaaaaaggaaaatttaaaaaaaatatatttagaaaaatctttttcgaatatttattatatgccCATATTTAACCCAGGTCATCTTTTAGTTATTTTGAACACactgaaaattttattagaaaaaaaggtatttattgaagcattattttttgattccTTATCTTTTTGGAATTTCtgtaaatatgataaaataaatttcttttcaGATAAGAATTATGTGAAAAGAAACTCTTTCGAGTTATTGGATTATGTTTTTActcttattttaaatttaaaaaaaaagtataaatttttatttttttacacaaaATTATGTAATGAAGACAGATTTATAGAATATATCATCAACTTGTCTATTAACGAAAAACATGGGGAACAAATAAAGAATGTCGAAAAAAAGCAAGAAAAACAAGTAGCTGGTGAAAAAGTAAATACATTAAAacaagtattttttttaataccacataattttaatgatatattaaaaacacatatatttttgaaaaaagattTTGCAacgaataattatttaatggaaaaacctttttttatttttttaataccaAATGAAAAGAAGCAATTCACACACATCAACAAGAATAgtaattttacaaatttgaattttttattatgtttatcaTCTGAAATGAAAGACAAAGATAAAGATTCCTATTccaagtttttttttatgataactAATTCACACACGATTGTCCCTTTGTAAAAGgggaaaacgaaaaaaatgaaaataaaaaggacaGACTAGTCAGAGTTACATGGGCTCGAAAAGAATTTTTCACATCTGGAGGTACTGGAACATAGAAATACCGTTTAATGCTAATAAAAGAGGCGCATCAAAAGTGtcagtaaaaaattatgtatatgtacatgttaaTTAACTGGACTCTTTTTTgctgttttatttattcataaatcCGAATTTGAAGGTACAGTAGTATAGCtacacatttatttttgaattgtatattttacagaaaataaaatttgtaattcttgataaaaatttaacatgTTTTTGGATAGACAAATTAATCGTTTATGAGAACAGTAATAAAcgtagaagaaaaaaaaaaaaaaatgaattctACAATTTTTTAGGTCAAAAGATGTGTTTGTAatgcttaattttttctcgAAAATTACTCTTcactaataaataaataaatatatatatatatatatatatatatatatgtatgtatttatatatgtgtatatgtgtgcatattaAATAGTTGTCATTATATTTTCCCTACCACAATAGTTAAGCTAACCTTCAATGGgtattatataacatttgtATGGTTTATTCATTAGACGCATGTTGTATATCACAATTTATGTTGTTTGAAAAAACTAATGAAATGATTTTCCTTCATTATTCATATGCACTTATTTTGcacacaaaaataaaattgttcaTCTGCTGTATTCTTTTGGTACGTatcatacaaataaaaaaaaaaaaaaaagcgtaaATACAGTCAATTCCTTCAACGAAGTAGAATAATGCGTAAAACTTTGTAGTAGTAAACTTCGGCGGTACATGAACAATATCGTGTAAAcgaaatgtatacatatatatatatatatatatatatatatgtatgtatgtgtgtataaatatatatatatacatatacataaatgtatgtatatatttaaagacaaaatacaaaaatatgcGTAAATTATGGGTATTCTGCCaatgtattttttccttattccATAAAAAGTTAGGAGGAATATCAACTAAGATATTTGAAATAACTTTTctaaaaagatgaaaaaaagcGTATTTCAAAGTAGCACACCATTTTCTGCAATtcacatacatgcatacatacgcatacatgtatatatatgtatgtatatgtattcgAAAGATAAGATCTACATacattaaaaggaaaaaattgtaaGAATTAATAGAATTACTGCAAAATATTTACAGACTATTGCACGATACATACAAGGCggtttgttatttttattattttatgtatatatttttttttattttactttattttgctttattttgttttttttgtcttttattttttttggttttcaTTTTCACCTTTGTATTCATTTTGGGTGTTCataattcattaaatatatatatatacatattagtGAAAACTAGGTGCACGacgttttatataatatttgttttctttttattattttttttttttttttaaataagatATTAAACATAGAACAATATAGGATTTAAGTATTaaacgttttttttttttgtgtttcaCAACATTAACAGGGTTATGCAATTTCTTGCAAAAgtattatacatacacttatacttttattgcgcaatttattaatttttctttcttttcttcgtAGAATTCTTAATTTATAGATATAGTAAAGTATttcttaacttttttttattgcaatATCAACCTTGATgttcagaaaaaatatttgatttttCACGATTACAACCTTgttcagaaaaaatatttgatttttCACGATTACAACCTTGttgttcagaaaaaaaaattaattttttatctttacaACTGTAatgttcagaaaaaaaaattaattttttatctttacaACTGTAATGTTCAGAAAAAATCTtcggtttttttttttttatggtataaaaatactgggaacaaatttttatttttattctattttcttttctaccAAATATGCTGcgttaatatatacatacatatatatgtatatatatgtcttttttttttttttttttcgctctAAAAAATGTAgcgttcatatttttattatttaatatttttttttgctgaCCACATGATCGTAGCgttcatacattttttttattttatttaattttattaaaatttattgttttatttttatttttttatagcaattaaatttgttattcttacccatattttataaaaaaaagaacacccgtttttcttttctttaatttgtaaataaattacaacTTGTTTTAACGAAAAAATGGAATCTTCGGAGATACAACATTTAAAATCTACACAAAATAATGGAAAGGAACAAAATATGTGTCAACAAGATGGGCATATAACTTCATTACAAGACAGTTATAACGAATCTGCAAATACTACAGGAAAAACGAATCCTTTAGAGGGATACTATACAGTAACACATGAAGATGACAAATCGATGGATGCAAATAATATACCATATATAATACCCGATATGACCGAATCTGGAATGCCCATAGATCCAACAACTATGCAAGCAGCTGCAGCTATAAATCAAAGTTTAATGTATCAAAATCATGGACTCCCCGCAGATTACCCCGTAatactttatttaaaataaatacgaaTATGCGAGTATTTactatatctttttttctattccTCCTACACtgattttttcttcttgttTTTGTTATTGTTGTTCTTTGAAAAAGTATGTTCATTTATGGCGTACATTAATGTAGGAATGTGcccacatacatatacatacgcatGGGTTTACACGTGCACATCTTTGTGCTTATGTATACACACAAATCCTTAACTATgccatcttttttttctttatcgcCTTTTCCCATTTTATAACAGTATCAAATGTTTAACGGAATGAACGGAATGAACGGAATGAATGGAATATATGGGGGAATTCCTCAGTATTATGGGGGAATGAATGTACCGATGAATCCCTATTATGACCCTTATGGAATTATAAATCCTTTATCTTGTGCTTCCCAAAATTTAGAGAAAGccaaaaaaagaagcaaaaaattttactgcTGTTGATAATTTGAAGTAGGAGTATATGTATTTTGCATTATATAGTAAAAGTTTTTTAGGTTTACGCGCATATGTCATAactgttttgttttgtcttACTTTATTATACCACATTATATTGCacgatattatatattacaatgtTATATTGAaccatataataatatatcaccatagtacatttttcatttatttttagtttaacttttatttatttttatttatttatttgttttattttttttttttataaatatattttatatctgCAAAATGCGTTCCTCTTCTCCCCTCATCTATAAAATACCCTTATTTTATAGTAACCATAAAATTAACCCAAAATACGAGAAGCAAAAGTAGCGTTTGCAAAGATTATTAgcaaaattagaaaaagcGAAATAGCGAAAAGGCGAAAAAGCATCCTATTATACACTTGTgtagaatataataatttatgtagAGTTATGTATGAAATTAACAACTAAAAATGAGTATTTGTCTGAATATGTTTTActctttccttttctttttttggaaattataaaattttcgttcataattgtttttttcataaattaatgaggtatttactttatacttttaaaagTTGAACATTATTCTTTATGACAAATTTTTAATCATATTATAGTTTTTTCATATTGTGTTTTGTAAACTTTgagttttaataaaataaaaatgtatttactATAAAGCAGGTTCGTATTATTCTGTTTTGTAATATTCTGCTCCGTTCCACTGTATCCCATTATGTTGTACTCCGTTTTATATGACTCTATTGCATCCTACTCCGTTCGATTTTACTccattctatatttttttttatttttaaatttattctttttccgtcaaattgtatatatatatatatacatgtaccaACCCCTTTCTTAAAACTGAGGATAAGTTCCGCCTCTACATATTTCACGACatggttaaaaaaaataaacgaaaatgaagatgaagatgaaaatgaaaatgaaaacaaaaataaaaatgaaaggaaGTAAGACTTGTCAaaacatattaaatgtaaaaccTCACTTAATTTtgaattaagtaaaaaagttttaaagaaaatttacatttgtaTAATAAACACTTTAcgaattttaatattatattttattttctcatgtataaaatttaaacCTCACTTTTATTCTTTGTGCCGGTTCGTcttaaaattcatatatatatttatatgcctTTGTTTTACCCACACTTTTGCGAATATGTTATAAGGacaaaatggaataaaaagaatgtatatatttaattcattgttaatacaaaaaaattaaggatttattttttttttatcctttttcttttctccaAGAGGAGAAGCATTGGAGCGGGTGTATCatcatatgtataatatgtatgtatatatatatatatctatatatttatatatatatatatagatatataaatatatatagatatatagatatatatatagatatatacatagatatatacacatatgtacgcAAACATGTAGATAAATCTGTATATGCATACCCATACACAttctgttattttattttgaagtgtaataaaaaaggcCTCTAACTCgagttaaaatatttttttttttttttttgaattactCATTTTAGACAATGcgatgttaaaaataaaattttttaatgtgaCACGAAGGTATTGagataatatgtataaacatgGGTATGTAATTTtcccttattttttaatttatttattttaaatgatgaaaaatataaaaatattttttttgcaagaAATGTAGAACTgctatttttcatttaaatatattaaaaaatatgtcttatttattttttttgtctcCATTTTATCTTCCATTTGTTTTCCATttttgaacatttttttctttgtaaaGAATATACGCGTTATAGCGTATGGTTAACGAGAATCTCCTTTTAGCAATATTTCATCAtaataaatcaaataaaaaaaaaaaaaaaaaaaaaaaagtactgGATGATATAAacacaaaatgaaaatgaggCAAATCCATGACAAAAGCAAAGTGATCTTAAGGCAAATGCATTTTACAGCAAAGTAAAAATGTGCAGAATaggcatatattatataaaatagacATTTTCTTGAAGCTTCATTTATGAGTTTTTCATCCTTTTGTTTATATGCATTCAGCTATTCCaccattttgttatttttcattatattgtTTGTTTTGACAAGTTTGTTGTTGCTCCCACTTTTCGTCtcttcttccacttcttGCCGCTTCCCTTACTTGTAAACCTTTTAtcccttttttaaaaagaaaaaggcaCAAGAAGAAACTGCACAAAGGTGTAAAAAATCTGAAGAGGGGTCAGAAATGTATAAGCAAAAGTCATTAGACTTAAAAgatacaaattatatttacgAAAAATCATGGGTTTgggtaaatataaataccataaaaaataaaaatgtgatGCTATATAGGGAGatatttgaatattataaaaataaaaatagtatattttgtttctttaaaggaaaagtaaataaatttgtctcaaaaaaagaagtggaaatatatat is a window from the Plasmodium brasilianum strain Bolivian I chromosome 9, whole genome shotgun sequence genome containing:
- a CDS encoding hypothetical protein (conserved Plasmodium protein); the encoded protein is MYVNACYNSKGKIEGKIKCSKVYKNHKYSKRNNKQSSILHTLEGYITNTFIITIIIISSSSNSSNSSNSSSNAETEVSKIENILDKILPEKDLNLVTIKSVRKDVADHLNVDESYFSENKEKKDLLKNILKEKLLKLYNEQKEEETTDEVSDKREKTKKTENTYNVEDIKKKESEKNIKKNDKEYEDEYSNDTVNYNSTKEKGKKRREINSDDDNKILKKKRKRKVEDQREQEEEDEDDGETENKKNKSNNDSKIRSDDDDSISKKQKEKKKKRASGNDKEKSVQTVKKEKLRKIVLDLKIGPTIFKDLNKQDEEEYNKKLQERIITYCEKKEICSENGRLPNPAEIHEYRKKIKLKEELDGIDPSNIIDSSTRPRRRNENMYISKAFSGLEEEEDDEEDEEEENEGDDSDSNNTKKEKKLKNKNSKKGVDDEDDADDEDDEDDEDGEDDEEEDDEEEDDEEEDDEEEDDEEEDYEDEDDDD
- a CDS encoding P-loop containing nucleoside triphosphate hydrolase codes for the protein MANKGGEGINIDCTCLDLFEEPTKTYYFYDCAILKKCIQNGALKESESVCIYGKENCGKTLLLTEIVADLTAVKELKGMNSKVVFLDCDLSFNYKNYENMIYNKFDKYISNSYKRNDHTSNSYVSNNRMSNNPNVNIINTNNKLKKENLKKIYLEKSFSNIYYMPIFNPGHLLVILNTLKILLEKKVFIEALFFDSLSFWNFCKYDKINFFSDKNYVKRNSFELLDYVFTLILNLKKKYKFLFFYTKLCNEDRFIEYIINLSINEKHGEQIKNVEKKQEKQVAGEKVNTLKQVFFLIPHNFNDILKTHIFLKKDFATNNYLMEKPFFIFLIPNEKKQFTHINKNSNFTNLNFLLCLSSEMKDKDKDSYSKFFFMITNSHTIVPL
- a CDS encoding hypothetical protein (conserved Plasmodium protein); the protein is MESSEIQHLKSTQNNGKEQNMCQQDGHITSLQDSYNESANTTGKTNPLEGYYTVTHEDDKSMDANNIPYIIPDMTESGMPIDPTTMQAAAAINQSLMYQNHGLPADYPYQMFNGMNGMNGMNGIYGGIPQYYGGMNVPMNPYYDPYGIINPLSCASQNLEKAKKRSKKFYCC